The Flavobacterium piscisymbiosum genome includes a region encoding these proteins:
- a CDS encoding LysE family translocator → MINDILAGLPWGLFLSFMVGPVFFILLETSITKGFRAAIVFDLGVVLGDIFFIGIAYLGSYRLIQSLKDKPALFIFGGIIMLAYGIISFIRLKNEEKIDDEEIDRDIIKRNYGSLFVKGFLLNVINIGVLGFWLAVIISVGPKLEMQNSRMFTFFTSVIITYLAVDCLKILLAKQLKSKMTPTNILKIKKAISIVLMVFGLVLITQGWFPKEKEMVRNAFEKIDK, encoded by the coding sequence ATGATAAATGATATTTTGGCTGGACTGCCATGGGGACTTTTTTTAAGTTTTATGGTAGGTCCAGTATTTTTTATACTACTGGAAACCAGTATTACAAAAGGATTTAGAGCTGCTATAGTTTTTGATCTTGGTGTAGTATTAGGTGATATTTTTTTTATAGGAATTGCGTACTTAGGAAGTTACAGATTGATTCAGAGTTTAAAAGATAAACCGGCACTCTTTATTTTTGGCGGAATCATTATGCTGGCTTACGGCATAATCTCTTTCATAAGATTAAAAAATGAAGAAAAAATTGATGATGAAGAAATCGATCGTGATATCATCAAAAGAAACTACGGTAGTTTGTTTGTAAAAGGCTTTTTACTCAACGTTATCAACATTGGTGTATTAGGTTTCTGGTTGGCAGTAATCATTTCTGTAGGACCAAAATTAGAAATGCAAAACTCACGAATGTTTACTTTTTTTACTTCGGTAATTATCACTTATTTGGCAGTTGATTGTCTTAAAATATTATTAGCCAAGCAATTAAAATCAAAAATGACTCCAACCAATATTCTAAAAATTAAAAAAGCTATTAGTATTGTTTTAATGGTTTTCGGATTGGTGTTAATAACTCAGGGTTGGTTTCCAAAAGAAAAAGAAATGGTTCGAAATGCTTTTGAGAAGATTGATAAGTAG
- a CDS encoding head GIN domain-containing protein: MKKLIIGAAILFVQMSFGQVTKELGEFDTVKVYDKLSVKLVQSSENKVVIKGTREAELEAVNKNGILKLRMPFPKLLSGNDLQVTLYYKHIELIDANEGAAVTSDGTIKATSFKVSAQEGAKINVDLDVDKLKVSSVSGGEITATGKAANLDASLGAGGYFLGSKLATSQTKVSVSAGGKADVNASTLVDAKVSAGGSIYIYGKPKQINQKTVFGGKIEEVK, translated from the coding sequence ATGAAAAAGTTAATTATAGGAGCGGCAATTTTATTTGTTCAAATGTCTTTTGGTCAGGTTACCAAAGAATTAGGTGAATTCGATACTGTAAAAGTTTACGATAAATTAAGTGTAAAATTAGTTCAGTCATCTGAAAATAAAGTTGTTATAAAAGGAACGAGAGAAGCAGAATTGGAAGCTGTAAACAAAAACGGAATATTAAAATTAAGAATGCCTTTTCCAAAGCTTTTATCAGGAAATGATCTTCAGGTAACGCTGTATTATAAACATATAGAATTGATTGATGCTAATGAAGGTGCAGCTGTAACAAGTGACGGAACAATAAAAGCGACTTCGTTTAAAGTAAGTGCACAAGAAGGCGCTAAAATTAATGTAGATTTGGATGTTGATAAACTTAAAGTAAGTTCAGTTTCCGGAGGAGAAATCACCGCAACTGGTAAAGCAGCCAACCTTGATGCAAGCTTAGGAGCTGGGGGATATTTCCTTGGAAGTAAATTAGCCACGTCTCAGACTAAAGTAAGCGTTTCTGCGGGCGGAAAAGCAGATGTTAATGCATCAACCCTTGTCGACGCAAAAGTAAGCGCAGGAGGCTCTATTTACATTTATGGAAAACCGAAACAAATTAATCAAAAAACGGTTTTTGGAGGTAAAATAGAAGAAGTAAAATAA
- the rnr gene encoding ribonuclease R, with protein sequence MSKKIRKPIKNEKDFSSKIIKILSQSPNKAFNYKQIGAKLELDDTKSRNQIIKDLKILAASKKIIESEPGKYLVKAESQDYYEGTIDMTSRKTAYFVCPDFSEDVFIPTNNLNRALDKDKVKVYVYNRRKGKRPEGEVIEVVERNKTEFVGVIDIQANFAFVSTANPKMYTDIFIPKDKIGEAENGDVVLVTIEDWPKRADSPFGSVIRVLGKPGEHNTEIHAILAEYGLPSDFPVEVEVYAQKIDTSIQESEIAKRRDMRDTLTFTIDPKDAKDFDDALSFKKLENGNFEIGIHIADVSYYLEEGTILDDEAYQRATSVYLVDRVVPMLPEVLSNFACSLRPNEEKYTFSAIFEVSPTAQVINQWFGRTVIYSDQRFAYEEAQYIIETKDNTIPVDISITGESYVVSDEITEATLKLDELAKILRKKRMQNGAISFDKVEVKFNLDEQGEPEGVYFKVSKDANHLIEEFMLLANRKVAEYIGKQKKTFIYRIHDEPNEDKLIAMQTVIAKFGYKIDFRNKGDISKSLNALMEEVNGKKEQNLIDTLAIRSMSKAKYSTENIGHYGLAFDYYSHFTSPIRRYPDVMVHRLLQYYLDNGASVDEEVYETKCLHCSNMESLATNAERDSIKYMQVKYMQDHQDEEFLGVISGVTEWGIYVEIVSNKCEGMVRIREIKDDYYTFDEKQYALVGATSNSILQLGDEIYVKVKNADLVKKQLDFHFLRRAE encoded by the coding sequence ATGAGTAAGAAAATTAGAAAGCCGATAAAAAATGAGAAAGATTTCTCTAGTAAAATAATAAAAATTTTATCGCAAAGTCCTAATAAAGCATTTAATTACAAACAGATAGGAGCAAAGCTCGAACTTGATGATACAAAAAGCAGAAACCAGATTATAAAAGATTTAAAAATTCTGGCCGCTTCAAAAAAAATTATAGAATCTGAACCTGGTAAATATTTAGTAAAAGCAGAGAGTCAGGATTATTACGAAGGAACTATAGACATGACCAGTAGAAAAACTGCTTATTTTGTTTGTCCTGATTTTAGTGAAGATGTTTTTATCCCAACAAATAATTTGAATCGTGCTTTAGACAAAGACAAAGTAAAAGTTTATGTTTATAACCGAAGAAAAGGTAAAAGACCTGAAGGTGAAGTAATTGAAGTTGTAGAAAGAAATAAAACAGAGTTTGTTGGAGTTATTGATATTCAGGCCAATTTTGCCTTTGTATCTACTGCAAACCCAAAAATGTATACCGATATTTTTATTCCAAAAGATAAAATTGGAGAAGCAGAAAACGGTGATGTTGTTTTGGTTACGATTGAAGACTGGCCAAAAAGAGCCGATAGTCCGTTTGGATCTGTGATTAGAGTTTTAGGAAAACCGGGAGAACACAATACTGAGATTCACGCTATTTTGGCTGAATATGGTTTACCATCAGATTTTCCGGTAGAAGTAGAGGTTTATGCACAAAAAATTGACACATCCATTCAGGAATCTGAAATTGCAAAACGTCGTGATATGCGTGATACGCTTACGTTTACGATTGACCCGAAAGATGCAAAAGATTTTGATGATGCCTTGTCTTTCAAAAAGTTAGAAAACGGAAATTTCGAAATTGGTATTCACATTGCTGATGTTTCATATTATCTTGAAGAAGGAACAATCCTGGATGATGAAGCTTATCAAAGAGCAACATCGGTTTATTTGGTAGATAGAGTAGTGCCAATGCTTCCTGAAGTTTTATCTAATTTTGCGTGTTCTTTGAGACCGAATGAAGAGAAATATACATTTTCAGCAATATTTGAAGTTTCTCCAACTGCACAAGTTATCAACCAATGGTTTGGAAGAACAGTAATTTATTCAGATCAGCGTTTTGCTTACGAAGAAGCACAATATATCATTGAAACAAAAGACAATACAATTCCTGTTGATATTTCGATCACTGGAGAATCTTATGTTGTTTCTGATGAAATTACCGAAGCTACTTTAAAATTAGATGAATTAGCTAAGATTTTAAGAAAGAAAAGAATGCAAAATGGTGCTATTTCTTTTGATAAAGTCGAAGTAAAATTCAACCTAGATGAGCAAGGAGAACCTGAAGGAGTTTATTTTAAAGTTTCAAAAGATGCCAATCATCTGATTGAAGAATTCATGCTTTTGGCCAATAGAAAAGTAGCTGAATACATTGGTAAACAAAAGAAAACATTTATTTACAGGATTCACGATGAACCAAATGAAGACAAGCTTATTGCGATGCAAACCGTAATTGCTAAATTTGGTTATAAAATAGATTTCCGTAACAAAGGAGATATTTCGAAGTCTTTGAATGCATTGATGGAAGAAGTAAACGGTAAAAAAGAACAAAACTTGATTGATACTCTTGCGATTAGAAGTATGAGTAAAGCCAAATATTCGACAGAAAATATTGGTCACTATGGTTTAGCTTTTGATTATTATAGCCATTTTACTTCGCCAATTCGTCGTTATCCTGACGTTATGGTACATCGTTTGCTGCAATATTATCTGGATAATGGAGCATCTGTAGACGAAGAAGTTTACGAAACGAAATGTTTACATTGTTCGAATATGGAAAGTTTAGCAACAAATGCTGAACGTGATAGTATCAAATACATGCAGGTTAAATACATGCAGGATCACCAGGACGAAGAATTTCTTGGAGTTATTTCCGGTGTTACTGAATGGGGAATTTATGTTGAAATTGTGTCTAACAAATGCGAAGGAATGGTAAGAATCAGAGAAATAAAAGATGATTATTATACTTTCGATGAAAAGCAATATGCTTTGGTAGGAGCAACTTCAAATAGTATTTTACAACTTGGAGATGAAATATATGTAAAAGTTAAAAATGCCGATCTGGTTAAAAAACAACTGGATTTTCATTTTTTAAGAAGAGCAGAATAG
- a CDS encoding DUF2007 domain-containing protein, whose product MESFKTIAIFNYQHETIVLKHLLEQEQIPYYFENEMTLSVVPMYTTALGGIKLKVHPNDFDEVQQILDNLNNPLKIV is encoded by the coding sequence ATGGAAAGCTTTAAAACCATTGCCATATTCAATTATCAGCACGAAACAATCGTTCTAAAGCACTTATTAGAGCAAGAACAGATTCCGTATTACTTTGAGAACGAAATGACCTTATCTGTCGTCCCAATGTACACCACAGCGTTGGGCGGAATCAAACTGAAAGTTCATCCCAACGATTTCGACGAAGTTCAGCAAATTCTTGACAATCTTAATAACCCACTTAAAATTGTTTAA
- the rpiB gene encoding ribose 5-phosphate isomerase B has product MKISIGNDHAGPDYKKAIVAMLKAKRYEVTNYGTDSEDSVDYPDFGHPVANDVSEGKADFGIVICGSGNGIAMTVNKHPKVRAGLCWTKEIAYLTRLHNDANIVSIPARFTSIPQAVEIVETFLTTAFEGGRHQNRVNKIACQ; this is encoded by the coding sequence ATGAAAATTTCGATAGGAAACGACCACGCAGGACCAGATTATAAAAAAGCAATCGTTGCAATGCTTAAAGCAAAAAGATATGAAGTAACCAATTATGGTACAGATTCTGAAGATTCTGTTGATTATCCTGATTTTGGACATCCGGTTGCCAATGATGTATCTGAAGGTAAAGCTGATTTTGGAATCGTGATCTGCGGAAGCGGAAACGGAATTGCAATGACTGTTAATAAACATCCTAAAGTAAGAGCTGGCTTGTGCTGGACTAAAGAAATTGCTTATTTAACGCGTTTGCATAATGATGCTAATATTGTGAGTATTCCGGCACGTTTTACATCTATCCCTCAAGCGGTAGAAATTGTTGAAACGTTCCTGACAACTGCTTTTGAGGGTGGAAGACACCAAAACAGAGTGAACAAAATTGCTTGTCAATAA
- a CDS encoding DUF1294 domain-containing protein, translating into MNILAFYFLLINSIAFIFAGYDKYLVINHKRRIPENSLFALAAFGGSVGLLLAMIIFRHKTSKASFILKFSAIVFIQILIAVLLFVYNVDVFNIALFLTNYK; encoded by the coding sequence ATGAATATTCTAGCATTTTATTTTCTACTTATAAATAGTATTGCCTTTATCTTTGCCGGTTATGATAAGTATTTAGTAATCAATCATAAAAGAAGAATTCCCGAAAATTCACTTTTTGCACTTGCAGCTTTTGGAGGTTCTGTAGGTTTGTTATTAGCAATGATCATCTTTAGACATAAAACCAGTAAAGCTTCTTTTATTTTAAAATTTTCGGCAATTGTTTTTATTCAGATCTTGATTGCTGTTCTTTTGTTTGTTTATAATGTAGATGTTTTTAATATTGCTTTATTTTTGACTAATTATAAATAA
- a CDS encoding DUF3857 domain-containing protein, giving the protein MKRIFYLAFFACHFLCAQEKSKVLYRNEIVYLSNKSKLEIESFIEEQREIAKSKNVNEYSINIPYDNFSEISNIKGAAINAKTNKKSKLSQYDISTNELKQRDIFYSDNKYKHFDFNNVEDKSKVEFSYKVKQNEPRLLSFFAFQHELQTVASQFQIKSDPSIEIGYKLFGDHQDKIVFEKTKEENLDVYTWKVTDMPSFEEENRAPNFTYFLPHIVYYIKSYTKDNKKEALFPDVEHLYKWYYSLVKDINKLDQTALKTKTSELIKDKTNPKDKAKAIYNWVQENIHYVAFEYEMGGFIPRDAASVFDKKYGDCKDISNLLNEMFKTAGLESNLVWIGTRDKPYSFVDVPTPLVSNHMIASVKIDKQRYFVDGTDSFCPFTFPSAMIQGKEGLIGISETEFVIEKVPVIDKKENHLKVDMKLKINDDGVQGAAKLLLSGYEKSDFLNVLASNKQKQDEILKSGLTRYNQKLEIENTEVKKNEYDNKDAELLYNFKLESWTKKIGDKMIVKPILLAPFKGYIIDTKERKLSIENDNLFTNDFTYVYEIPENYQLDFIPENSKKENEVLSYDISYKKDKKNLIVSQKIALKKLVIETKDFDNWNALVNELNNQYNQSIILIKK; this is encoded by the coding sequence ATGAAAAGAATATTTTATCTGGCATTTTTCGCGTGTCATTTTTTGTGCGCGCAAGAAAAATCAAAAGTACTTTATCGTAATGAAATTGTTTATTTATCGAATAAAAGCAAATTAGAAATTGAATCTTTTATCGAAGAACAAAGAGAAATTGCCAAAAGTAAAAATGTAAATGAATACTCGATAAACATTCCGTACGATAATTTTAGTGAAATTTCGAACATAAAAGGTGCTGCAATAAATGCAAAAACCAACAAGAAAAGTAAACTTTCGCAGTATGACATTAGTACAAATGAGTTGAAACAAAGGGATATTTTTTATAGCGATAATAAATACAAACACTTTGATTTTAATAATGTTGAAGATAAATCGAAGGTTGAATTCTCGTATAAAGTAAAGCAAAACGAACCACGATTATTATCTTTTTTTGCTTTTCAGCACGAACTACAAACTGTTGCTTCACAATTTCAGATAAAATCAGATCCATCTATCGAAATTGGTTATAAACTTTTTGGAGATCATCAGGATAAAATTGTTTTCGAAAAAACGAAAGAAGAAAACCTCGATGTTTATACCTGGAAAGTTACAGATATGCCCTCTTTTGAAGAGGAAAACAGGGCACCAAATTTTACTTATTTCCTGCCTCATATTGTTTATTACATCAAAAGTTATACTAAGGATAACAAGAAAGAAGCGCTTTTTCCGGATGTTGAGCATTTGTACAAATGGTATTATTCGTTGGTAAAAGATATTAACAAATTAGACCAAACGGCTCTTAAAACTAAAACTTCAGAATTAATAAAAGACAAAACAAATCCTAAAGACAAGGCAAAAGCAATTTACAATTGGGTTCAGGAAAACATTCATTATGTAGCTTTTGAGTACGAAATGGGAGGTTTTATTCCGCGTGATGCGGCATCAGTTTTTGATAAAAAATACGGGGATTGCAAAGACATTTCGAACTTACTAAATGAAATGTTTAAAACTGCCGGATTAGAGTCAAACCTAGTCTGGATTGGTACAAGAGATAAGCCGTATAGTTTTGTAGATGTTCCAACGCCTTTGGTAAGCAATCACATGATCGCGTCTGTAAAAATCGATAAACAGCGCTATTTTGTTGACGGGACCGATTCTTTTTGTCCGTTTACATTTCCTTCTGCAATGATTCAGGGCAAAGAAGGACTTATAGGAATATCTGAAACTGAATTTGTTATTGAAAAAGTTCCTGTAATAGATAAAAAAGAGAACCATCTAAAAGTTGATATGAAGTTGAAAATCAATGATGATGGAGTTCAGGGCGCAGCAAAATTATTACTTTCCGGTTATGAGAAAAGTGATTTTTTAAATGTTTTAGCTTCTAATAAACAAAAGCAGGACGAAATCTTAAAAAGTGGTCTGACCCGATACAATCAAAAACTCGAAATAGAAAACACCGAAGTTAAAAAGAATGAGTATGACAACAAAGATGCAGAGCTTTTGTACAATTTTAAACTGGAATCCTGGACGAAGAAAATAGGGGATAAGATGATTGTAAAACCTATTTTATTAGCTCCTTTTAAAGGGTATATTATTGACACTAAAGAAAGAAAACTTTCTATAGAAAACGACAATTTGTTTACAAATGACTTTACTTATGTCTATGAAATTCCCGAAAATTATCAGCTTGACTTTATTCCGGAGAACAGTAAGAAAGAAAATGAAGTTTTAAGTTATGATATATCGTATAAAAAAGATAAAAAAAACCTGATCGTATCTCAAAAAATTGCACTTAAAAAATTAGTTATCGAAACCAAAGATTTTGACAACTGGAATGCATTAGTAAACGAATTAAACAACCAATACAACCAATCCATCATATTAATAAAAAAATAA
- a CDS encoding DUF3857 domain-containing protein yields the protein MKKTLLILLFTFLIKAHAQEIKSYSWDAVPAFQAIPEEYKKEPAVILFDKRWVHTRINPNLYGFAKFKMEHFAVKINESSEISKYNKVTADDNTTIRDTKDFHARVIKPNGDVRVLSESQIVNSDLKNVKSIVFEGVEKGDILEYYFIVKENPTSNGIEIYQKDAPVLHAEFTLTESGSAMSRVYTSGEFHYNKVKGKTFFTADNIQPLVNEKSSKKFRNLVKVLYLITGSPAEMSNKKWETYFKNYIRNKPYAFSNGDVKKLVQKLDIKDKSNDEKLTILDEYIRTHFEPYAEGETINTKIKITEGNSKLASRDFIFLYKYAFDILKIPYEIIATEDRFIGDLDDEIVTFYEFTDINFYFRDLNKFISPNVVYLAYGNPSYDYQDTKAKGYNVQKKQESYVYAPVVSSDFTKIATESVVTLSPDLSKVTIDKKMSSTGYTGQMLRYSYNDLSNNEEKKELTDFVKDVLLDEVDVKVLEQKAENLEFKNNYTNTPFIINSKLESVESFTEKAGNLLLVNLGKIIGKQANLYQENTRKTDIDLKYTKEYHHSIVFNIPKGYQVDHYNDLVIDKEMKFDESKNCSFKSTVKVDGNQVIITIDEKYKAINYPKEIYQEYRKVYNASADFSKASIVLKPIKKK from the coding sequence ATGAAAAAAACATTACTAATCCTACTATTCACTTTTTTAATAAAAGCACACGCACAAGAAATTAAAAGTTACTCCTGGGATGCAGTTCCGGCATTTCAGGCCATTCCAGAAGAATATAAAAAAGAACCCGCTGTAATTTTATTTGATAAAAGATGGGTTCATACCAGAATTAATCCCAATTTGTATGGTTTTGCAAAATTTAAAATGGAACATTTTGCAGTAAAAATAAATGAGTCTTCAGAAATCAGCAAATACAATAAAGTTACTGCAGATGATAATACAACGATTCGTGATACAAAAGATTTTCACGCCAGGGTTATTAAACCTAACGGCGATGTTAGGGTTTTATCTGAAAGTCAGATTGTAAATTCGGATTTAAAAAATGTAAAATCGATTGTTTTTGAAGGAGTTGAAAAAGGCGATATTCTGGAGTATTATTTTATTGTAAAAGAGAATCCAACATCAAACGGAATCGAAATTTATCAAAAAGATGCGCCGGTATTGCATGCTGAGTTCACACTTACAGAATCTGGATCGGCTATGTCGAGAGTATATACTTCGGGTGAATTTCATTATAATAAAGTAAAAGGCAAGACATTTTTTACTGCAGATAATATCCAGCCGCTTGTAAACGAAAAAAGCTCAAAGAAATTTAGAAATCTGGTTAAGGTATTGTATTTAATTACCGGATCTCCTGCCGAAATGAGTAATAAAAAATGGGAAACGTATTTTAAAAATTACATTAGAAACAAACCTTATGCTTTTTCGAATGGCGATGTTAAAAAGCTTGTTCAGAAATTGGATATAAAAGATAAATCTAACGATGAAAAATTAACCATTCTGGACGAATACATCAGAACCCATTTTGAACCTTATGCCGAAGGAGAAACAATTAATACTAAAATTAAGATAACAGAAGGAAATTCGAAATTAGCGAGTAGGGATTTTATTTTTCTGTATAAATATGCTTTTGATATTCTTAAAATTCCATACGAAATCATTGCTACCGAAGATCGTTTTATAGGAGATCTTGACGATGAGATTGTAACGTTTTATGAGTTTACAGATATTAATTTCTATTTTAGGGATTTAAATAAATTTATCTCACCAAATGTGGTCTATCTTGCTTACGGAAATCCAAGCTATGATTATCAGGACACAAAGGCAAAAGGATATAATGTACAAAAGAAACAGGAAAGTTATGTTTATGCTCCGGTAGTTTCATCAGATTTTACTAAAATAGCAACGGAATCAGTTGTAACTTTGAGCCCTGATTTATCAAAAGTAACGATAGATAAAAAAATGTCAAGTACCGGTTATACAGGTCAAATGCTGCGTTATTCGTATAATGATTTGTCTAATAACGAAGAAAAAAAGGAGCTTACAGATTTTGTAAAAGATGTGTTACTTGATGAAGTTGATGTAAAGGTTTTAGAACAAAAAGCCGAAAATTTAGAGTTTAAAAATAATTATACAAATACGCCGTTTATTATTAATTCAAAACTGGAATCGGTAGAATCATTTACTGAAAAAGCCGGAAATTTACTTTTAGTGAATCTGGGAAAGATCATCGGAAAACAGGCTAATCTTTATCAGGAAAATACCAGAAAAACAGATATTGATTTAAAATACACAAAAGAATACCATCATAGTATTGTCTTTAACATCCCGAAAGGATATCAGGTAGATCATTACAATGATTTAGTGATAGACAAAGAAATGAAATTTGATGAAAGCAAAAACTGTTCGTTTAAATCGACTGTAAAAGTAGATGGAAATCAGGTTATCATCACAATTGATGAAAAATACAAAGCAATAAATTATCCAAAAGAGATTTATCAGGAATATAGAAAAGTATATAATGCATCTGCAGATTTTAGCAAAGCAAGCATTGTGTTAAAGCCAATTAAGAAGAAATAA
- a CDS encoding BRO family protein has translation MSPIQLFEQKKVRSHYDAEKEIWYFSVIDVIEILTNSLNPRDYWYKMKIRVKTDDGFELSTVCRQFKMLADDGKNRLTDTADTETLLRLIQSIPSPKAEPFKQWLAKVGYERIQELGDPSQSLDRARENWQNLGRSEKWIQQRMTGQETRNKLTDYWKESGVEKKDEFAMLTNIIHQEWTGLSVKKHKEVKGLKSQNLRDHMSEAELIFTALAELSTRQIAESDEAKGLLENAKASKKGGAIAKNARIALEDKTGKSVVTGENFLPPTKKQT, from the coding sequence ATGAGTCCAATACAATTATTTGAGCAAAAAAAAGTAAGAAGTCACTATGATGCTGAAAAAGAAATTTGGTATTTCTCGGTAATTGATGTGATTGAGATTTTAACAAATAGTCTTAATCCAAGAGATTATTGGTATAAAATGAAAATTAGAGTTAAAACTGATGATGGATTTGAACTGTCGACAGTTTGTCGACAGTTCAAAATGCTTGCTGATGATGGAAAAAACAGATTGACTGACACTGCGGATACTGAAACTTTGTTACGTTTAATTCAATCTATTCCATCTCCCAAAGCAGAACCTTTTAAACAATGGCTAGCTAAAGTTGGTTATGAAAGAATCCAAGAATTGGGAGATCCTTCTCAAAGTTTAGATCGCGCTCGTGAAAATTGGCAAAACTTAGGTCGAAGCGAAAAATGGATTCAGCAGCGAATGACAGGCCAGGAAACTCGTAATAAACTGACTGATTATTGGAAAGAATCCGGAGTAGAAAAAAAGGACGAATTTGCAATGCTTACCAATATTATTCATCAGGAATGGACGGGATTATCTGTAAAAAAGCATAAAGAAGTAAAGGGATTAAAATCTCAAAACTTAAGAGATCATATGTCTGAAGCGGAACTAATTTTTACTGCTTTAGCCGAACTTTCGACCCGACAAATTGCCGAAAGTGATGAAGCAAAAGGTCTGTTAGAAAATGCAAAAGCAAGTAAAAAAGGTGGAGCAATTGCAAAAAATGCCCGAATAGCTCTGGAAGATAAAACGGGAAAAAGTGTTGTAACTGGAGAAAATTTTTTACCTCCAACAAAAAAACAAACTTGA